The following proteins come from a genomic window of Pseudomonas hygromyciniae:
- a CDS encoding OprD family outer membrane porin → MKLSSKVLLAMAISSVTATAYAESASQDFVPTTLAGSSAQSEAKGFIEDFSLGGSTRNWYSNEHLYRGGSFKYKEHGVTKTDRNRTNWIQGTIINASSGFTQGTVGVKAEVAVYNALVLDRSKRDIKGGSNRTLADSDGNAVDQWSKLGLANLQFRVSNTTLTAGRQNFSTPIVDNIGNRPLPSSFQGVSFNSAEFSNLSFQGGVFDRVSPRSEQSLSKFRSEYSQQGAKSATTDKVYTLGANYQPFASLKTSVFGANVKDFWNQYYFGATHELGDSQQLALTTGFNYYKTVDEGKKLMGEIDNDTFSLSLGLAHQAHSLTFSYQQVNGNEYFDYLHETNGIYLANSLTSDFNGPNEKSFQVAYAINMAEYGVPGLKFNIYSARGWGIDGTHYTGNRNGAYAYTGIETQDGEKHQEYGVGAAYAVQSGPLKATAIRATYVEHRGSANQFDGSVKEFRLVTTVPFNIL, encoded by the coding sequence ATGAAACTAAGCAGCAAAGTGCTACTGGCCATGGCCATCAGCAGCGTCACGGCAACCGCCTATGCCGAATCCGCGAGCCAGGACTTCGTTCCAACCACACTGGCCGGCAGCAGCGCCCAAAGCGAGGCAAAAGGCTTTATCGAAGACTTCAGCCTGGGCGGCAGTACGCGCAACTGGTACTCCAATGAACACCTGTACCGCGGGGGCAGCTTCAAATACAAAGAGCACGGTGTAACGAAGACCGACCGCAACCGTACCAACTGGATCCAGGGCACCATCATCAATGCCAGCTCGGGGTTCACCCAGGGCACTGTGGGCGTCAAGGCCGAAGTAGCGGTGTACAACGCTCTGGTTCTCGATCGCAGCAAACGCGATATCAAGGGCGGCTCCAACCGTACCTTGGCTGACTCTGACGGCAATGCCGTAGACCAGTGGAGCAAACTGGGCCTGGCCAACTTGCAGTTCCGCGTGTCGAACACCACACTGACCGCCGGCCGCCAGAACTTCAGCACGCCGATTGTCGACAACATCGGCAACCGTCCCCTGCCATCGAGCTTCCAAGGTGTGAGCTTCAACAGCGCAGAGTTCAGCAACCTGTCGTTCCAGGGTGGCGTGTTTGACCGCGTCTCGCCACGGTCCGAGCAGAGCCTGTCGAAGTTCCGTAGCGAGTACAGCCAACAAGGCGCCAAAAGCGCTACAACCGACAAGGTCTACACCCTGGGCGCCAACTACCAGCCGTTCGCGAGCCTGAAAACCAGCGTCTTCGGCGCCAACGTCAAGGACTTCTGGAACCAGTACTACTTTGGCGCTACCCACGAACTGGGTGACAGCCAGCAACTGGCCCTGACCACTGGCTTCAACTACTACAAAACCGTCGACGAAGGCAAAAAGCTGATGGGGGAAATCGACAACGACACCTTCTCCCTGTCCCTCGGCCTGGCGCATCAGGCTCACAGCCTGACCTTCTCCTATCAGCAAGTGAACGGTAACGAGTACTTCGACTACCTGCACGAAACCAACGGCATCTACCTGGCCAACTCCCTGACGTCGGACTTCAACGGCCCGAACGAGAAATCCTTCCAGGTCGCCTACGCCATCAACATGGCCGAATACGGCGTGCCAGGCCTGAAGTTCAACATCTACTCGGCGCGCGGCTGGGGCATTGACGGTACCCACTACACCGGTAACCGCAATGGTGCTTACGCCTACACCGGCATCGAAACTCAAGACGGCGAGAAACACCAGGAATACGGTGTTGGCGCGGCCTACGCGGTCCAGAGCGGCCCGCTCAAAGCCACGGCGATTCGTGCCACCTACGTTGAACACCGTGGCAGCGCCAACCAGTTCGACGGCAGCGTCAAAGAATTCCGTCTGGTTACCACCGTCCCATTCAACATTCTTTAA
- a CDS encoding ABC transporter substrate-binding protein — MKMLPLQAAMTAALLSVALGISAKPLVVCTEASPEGFDPVVYVTAVTADAAAETMFNRLVDFKPGTTEIRPALAKSWDISEDGLTYTFHLRDDVKFHTTDYFTPTRNLNADDVLWSFQRQLDPKHPWHDKSTTGFPYFESMGFKELLKSVEKTDDHTVVFTLTRPEAPFLADVAMPFTAIHSAEYADKLLAANKTGELNSKPIGTGPFIFTRYQKDAQVRFKANPEYFRGKPPADPLILAIAVDNNVRLQKLKANECQIALYPKPDDLPSIKADPNLKVSELAAMTTAYTAMNTTRKYMSDARVRHAINIAFDKQGYNESLYGKGNAVDATGPYPPTLLGFNDKLKNPTRDLDKARALLKEAGVPQGTEFTLFTRNGGGPTNPNPMLGAQRMQADLAQIGLKVNIKVMEWGEMLKRAKAGEHDMVSAGWAGDNGDPDNFLTPNLSCDAAKNGENYARWCNEEFQGLIDKARAIAEPTQRAALYEQALEVFDKDQPWIPLAYPKMFTAMRKNVEGYIQSPLTNNNFATTQVK; from the coding sequence ATGAAAATGCTCCCGTTACAAGCTGCCATGACCGCTGCACTGCTGAGTGTGGCCCTGGGCATTTCGGCCAAGCCGCTGGTGGTCTGCACCGAAGCCAGTCCGGAAGGCTTCGACCCGGTCGTGTACGTCACGGCCGTCACCGCCGATGCCGCCGCCGAAACCATGTTCAACCGCCTGGTGGACTTCAAGCCCGGCACCACTGAAATCAGGCCCGCACTCGCCAAGTCCTGGGACATCAGTGAGGACGGACTGACCTATACCTTCCACCTGCGTGATGACGTCAAGTTCCACACCACCGATTACTTCACCCCCACGCGCAACCTGAATGCCGACGACGTGCTCTGGAGCTTCCAGCGTCAACTGGACCCGAAACACCCGTGGCACGACAAGTCCACCACCGGCTTCCCCTATTTCGAAAGCATGGGTTTCAAGGAACTGCTCAAAAGCGTCGAGAAGACCGATGACCACACCGTGGTCTTCACCCTGACCCGCCCCGAAGCACCGTTCCTGGCCGATGTTGCAATGCCGTTCACCGCCATTCACTCGGCCGAGTACGCCGACAAACTGCTGGCCGCCAACAAGACCGGCGAGCTCAACAGCAAACCAATCGGCACCGGCCCGTTCATTTTTACCCGCTACCAGAAAGACGCCCAAGTGCGCTTCAAGGCCAACCCGGAATACTTCCGCGGCAAGCCGCCCGCTGACCCGCTGATCCTGGCCATCGCGGTGGATAACAACGTGCGCCTGCAAAAGCTCAAGGCCAATGAGTGCCAGATCGCCCTGTATCCAAAACCCGACGACCTGCCGAGTATCAAGGCCGATCCGAACCTTAAGGTCTCGGAGCTGGCGGCGATGACCACCGCCTACACCGCCATGAACACCACCCGCAAGTACATGAGCGACGCGCGGGTGCGTCACGCGATCAACATCGCGTTCGACAAACAAGGCTACAACGAATCCCTGTACGGCAAAGGCAACGCCGTCGACGCCACCGGCCCGTACCCGCCGACCTTGCTAGGCTTCAACGACAAGCTGAAAAACCCGACCCGCGACCTGGACAAGGCCCGCGCCCTACTCAAGGAAGCCGGTGTACCGCAAGGTACCGAGTTCACCCTGTTCACTCGCAACGGCGGCGGCCCGACCAATCCCAACCCGATGCTTGGCGCCCAGCGCATGCAGGCGGATCTGGCGCAGATTGGTCTGAAGGTCAATATCAAGGTCATGGAATGGGGCGAAATGCTCAAGCGCGCCAAGGCTGGCGAGCACGACATGGTCTCTGCCGGCTGGGCCGGGGATAACGGCGATCCAGACAACTTCCTCACGCCTAACTTGAGTTGCGATGCTGCCAAAAACGGCGAAAACTACGCCCGCTGGTGTAACGAAGAGTTTCAGGGCTTGATCGACAAGGCCCGTGCCATCGCTGAACCCACACAGCGCGCCGCACTCTATGAACAAGCGTTGGAGGTTTTCGACAAGGACCAACCGTGGATCCCTTTGGCCTACCCGAAAATGTTCACCGCCATGCGTAAAAACGTCGAGGGATATATCCAAAGCCCGCTGACCAACAATAACTTCGCCACCACCCAGGTGAAGTAA
- a CDS encoding ABC transporter permease subunit, with the protein MFSFIARRLGLLIPTFFGITLLTFALIRMIPGDPVEVMMGERRVDPEMHAQAMERLGLNKPLYAQYLDYVGKLAQGDLGESLRTRTSVWTEFSALFPATLELSMAALLFAGILGLLAGVIAALKRGSLFDHGVMGISLAGYSMPIFWWGLILIMFFSVSLGWTPVSGRIDLLYDIEPRTGFMLIDTLLADEPDAFWDALHHLILPAIVLGTIPLAVIARMTRSSMLEVLREDYIRTAKAKGLSPARVVFVHGLRNALIPVLTVVGLQVGTLLAGAVLTETIFSWPGIGKWLIEAIGARDYPVVQNGILLIACLVILVNFVVDILYGFANPRIRHQR; encoded by the coding sequence ATGTTTAGTTTTATTGCCCGCCGATTGGGGTTGTTGATCCCAACGTTCTTCGGCATCACGTTGCTGACTTTTGCGTTGATTCGCATGATCCCCGGCGACCCCGTAGAAGTCATGATGGGCGAAAGGCGGGTTGACCCCGAGATGCACGCCCAGGCAATGGAACGCCTTGGCTTGAACAAACCCTTGTATGCGCAATACCTGGACTACGTCGGCAAGCTCGCCCAGGGCGACCTCGGCGAATCCCTGCGCACCCGGACCAGCGTGTGGACCGAGTTCAGCGCACTGTTCCCCGCGACCCTGGAACTGTCCATGGCCGCCCTGTTGTTCGCCGGCATCCTCGGGCTACTGGCCGGGGTGATCGCGGCCTTGAAGCGAGGATCCCTGTTCGACCATGGGGTGATGGGCATCTCCCTGGCGGGATATTCGATGCCGATCTTCTGGTGGGGCCTGATCCTGATCATGTTCTTCTCGGTGAGCCTGGGCTGGACCCCGGTTTCCGGGCGTATCGACCTGCTCTACGACATCGAGCCACGCACCGGCTTCATGCTGATCGACACCCTGCTGGCCGACGAGCCGGACGCGTTCTGGGATGCGCTGCACCACCTGATCCTACCGGCCATCGTGCTCGGCACCATCCCGCTGGCGGTAATTGCGCGGATGACCCGCTCATCGATGCTTGAAGTACTGCGCGAAGACTACATCCGTACCGCCAAGGCTAAAGGCCTGTCGCCGGCGCGCGTGGTGTTCGTACACGGCCTGCGCAACGCACTGATCCCGGTACTGACCGTGGTCGGCCTGCAAGTCGGCACGCTGCTGGCCGGCGCGGTATTGACCGAGACCATCTTCTCCTGGCCCGGCATCGGCAAATGGCTGATCGAAGCCATTGGCGCCCGGGATTATCCGGTGGTGCAAAACGGCATCCTGCTGATCGCCTGCCTGGTGATCCTGGTGAACTTCGTGGTGGATATCCTCTACGGCTTCGCCAACCCTCGCATCCGTCACCAGCGCTGA
- a CDS encoding ABC transporter permease subunit, which produces MTTPTPVSAVDQSLLYPSPYKEFWQAFSKNKGAVAGLLFMLLIVFCAIFAPWVAPHNPSEQYRDFLLTPPSWLEGGQIQFLLGTDELGRDLLSRLIQGSRLSLLIGLSSVVMSLIPGILLGLFAGFFPRLLGPTIMRLMDIMLALPSLLLAVAIVAILGPGLINTVIAIAIVSLPSYVRLTRAAVMGELNRDYVTAARLAGAGLPRLMFVTVLPNCMAPLIVQATLSFSSAILDAAALGFLGLGVQPPTPEWGTMLASARDYIERAWWVVSLPGLTILLSVLAINLMGDGLRDALDPKLKNAA; this is translated from the coding sequence ATGACCACACCAACTCCCGTGTCAGCAGTCGATCAAAGCCTGCTGTACCCGTCCCCGTACAAAGAATTCTGGCAAGCCTTCTCCAAGAACAAGGGCGCGGTTGCCGGCCTGCTGTTCATGTTGCTGATCGTGTTCTGCGCGATCTTCGCCCCGTGGGTCGCGCCCCATAACCCCAGCGAGCAATACCGCGACTTCCTGCTGACCCCGCCGTCGTGGCTCGAAGGCGGGCAGATTCAGTTCCTGCTGGGCACCGACGAACTGGGCCGTGACTTGCTGTCGCGCCTGATCCAGGGCTCACGCCTGTCGTTGCTGATCGGCTTGTCATCGGTGGTGATGTCGCTGATTCCGGGGATCCTGCTGGGGCTGTTCGCCGGGTTCTTCCCGCGTCTGCTCGGCCCCACCATCATGCGTCTGATGGACATCATGCTGGCCCTGCCGTCCCTGCTGCTGGCCGTGGCGATTGTCGCCATCCTCGGCCCTGGCCTGATCAACACCGTGATCGCGATTGCCATTGTGTCGCTGCCATCCTATGTGCGCCTGACCCGCGCGGCGGTGATGGGCGAGCTCAACCGTGACTACGTGACGGCCGCGCGCCTGGCCGGTGCCGGCCTGCCGCGCCTGATGTTCGTGACCGTGCTGCCCAACTGCATGGCACCGCTGATCGTGCAGGCCACCTTGAGCTTCTCCTCGGCGATTCTCGATGCCGCGGCCCTGGGCTTCCTCGGCCTTGGTGTCCAACCGCCAACCCCCGAGTGGGGCACCATGCTGGCTTCGGCCCGTGACTACATCGAACGCGCCTGGTGGGTCGTGAGCCTGCCTGGCTTGACCATTTTGCTCAGCGTGCTGGCAATCAACCTGATGGGCGACGGACTGCGCGATGCGCTGGACCCGAAACTCAAGAATGCCGCGTGA
- a CDS encoding ABC transporter ATP-binding protein, which produces MSLLEIKNLNVRFGDKTAVPVVDGLDLSVDKGEVLAIVGESGSGKSVTMMALMGLIEHPGIVSADSLTFDGKDMLKLSNRQRRQIVGKDLAMVFQDPMTALNPSYTVGFQIEEVLRLHLKMSSKQARKRAIELLEKVEIPGAASRMDAYPHQLSGGMSQRVAIAMAIAGEPKLLIADEPTTALDVTIQAQIMELLLALQKEQNMGLVLITHDLAVVAETAQRVCVMYAGQAVEVGQVPGLFEVPAHPYSEALLAAIPEHSMGAERLATLPGIVPGRYDRPQGCLLSPRCPYVQDSCRQTRPTLDPQAHSLVRCFYPLNQEVA; this is translated from the coding sequence ATGTCACTGCTAGAAATCAAGAATCTCAATGTGCGCTTCGGCGACAAGACTGCCGTGCCAGTGGTCGATGGTCTCGACCTGTCCGTGGACAAAGGCGAAGTACTGGCCATCGTTGGCGAGTCGGGCTCGGGTAAATCCGTGACCATGATGGCGCTGATGGGCCTGATCGAGCATCCCGGCATCGTCAGCGCCGACTCGCTGACCTTCGACGGCAAGGACATGCTCAAGCTGAGCAACCGTCAGCGTCGGCAGATCGTCGGCAAAGACCTGGCGATGGTGTTCCAGGACCCGATGACCGCGCTGAATCCCAGCTACACCGTGGGTTTCCAGATTGAAGAAGTGCTGCGCCTGCACCTGAAAATGTCCAGCAAGCAAGCGCGCAAGCGGGCCATCGAACTGTTGGAAAAAGTCGAAATCCCAGGCGCTGCCAGCCGCATGGATGCCTACCCGCACCAACTGTCCGGCGGTATGAGCCAGCGTGTGGCCATCGCCATGGCCATCGCCGGCGAACCGAAACTGCTGATCGCGGATGAACCGACCACGGCGCTGGACGTGACCATTCAAGCGCAGATCATGGAACTGCTGCTGGCCCTGCAAAAAGAACAGAACATGGGCCTGGTGCTCATTACCCACGACCTCGCAGTCGTAGCGGAAACCGCCCAGCGCGTGTGCGTGATGTACGCCGGCCAAGCGGTGGAAGTCGGCCAGGTACCGGGCTTGTTCGAGGTACCGGCGCACCCGTACAGCGAAGCATTGCTGGCGGCGATCCCGGAACACAGCATGGGCGCCGAGCGCCTGGCAACCTTGCCTGGCATCGTTCCCGGTCGTTATGACCGCCCGCAAGGCTGCCTGCTGTCACCACGCTGCCCGTACGTGCAGGACAGCTGCCGCCAGACTCGTCCGACCCTGGACCCGCAAGCCCACAGCCTTGTGCGCTGCTTCTACCCCTTGAACCAGGAGGTGGCGTAA
- a CDS encoding peptide ABC transporter ATP-binding protein, whose translation MAVVLTARDLTRHYEVSRGLFKGHATVRALNGVSFELEAGKTLAVVGESGCGKSTLARALTLIEEPSSGSLKIAGQEVAGADKAQRKQLRKDVQMVFQSPYASLNPRQKVGDQLGEPLLINTNLSAAERREKVQAMMKQVGLRPEHYQRYPHMFSGGQRQRIALARAMMLQPKVLVADEPTSALDVSIQAQVLNLFMDLQQQYNTAYVFISHNLAVVQHVADDVMVMYLGRPVEVGPKEDIYARPLHPYTQALLSATPTIHPDPNKPKIKIVGELPNPLNPPPGCAFHKRCPYATERCSSEEPLLRELDNRQVACHHAEQFVA comes from the coding sequence ATGGCCGTCGTTCTTACCGCCCGCGACCTGACCCGTCACTACGAAGTGTCCCGTGGCCTGTTCAAGGGCCACGCCACCGTGCGCGCCCTCAATGGCGTGTCGTTCGAGCTGGAAGCCGGCAAGACCCTCGCCGTAGTGGGTGAGTCCGGGTGCGGCAAATCCACCCTGGCCCGGGCACTGACGCTGATTGAAGAGCCATCGTCCGGATCCTTGAAAATCGCCGGCCAGGAAGTCGCCGGCGCCGACAAGGCCCAGCGCAAGCAACTGCGCAAAGACGTGCAGATGGTGTTCCAGAGCCCTTATGCCTCATTGAACCCACGGCAGAAAGTCGGTGATCAACTGGGCGAGCCGCTGCTGATCAACACCAACCTGTCCGCGGCCGAGCGCCGGGAAAAAGTCCAGGCGATGATGAAGCAGGTGGGCCTGCGCCCTGAGCACTATCAGCGCTACCCGCACATGTTCTCCGGTGGCCAGCGCCAGCGGATCGCCCTGGCCCGGGCAATGATGCTGCAACCCAAAGTGCTGGTGGCGGATGAGCCGACCTCGGCCCTCGACGTCTCGATCCAGGCCCAGGTGCTCAACCTGTTCATGGATTTGCAGCAGCAGTACAACACGGCCTACGTGTTCATCTCCCACAACCTGGCGGTGGTGCAACACGTCGCGGATGACGTGATGGTGATGTACCTCGGCCGCCCGGTGGAAGTGGGCCCCAAGGAAGACATCTACGCACGTCCCCTGCACCCGTACACCCAGGCGCTGTTGTCGGCCACCCCGACCATTCACCCGGACCCGAACAAGCCGAAAATCAAGATCGTCGGCGAACTGCCCAACCCGCTGAACCCGCCACCTGGCTGCGCCTTCCACAAGCGCTGCCCGTATGCGACCGAGCGCTGCAGCAGTGAAGAACCGCTGCTGCGTGAACTGGACAACCGCCAAGTGGCTTGCCATCACGCGGAGCAGTTCGTGGCCTAA
- a CDS encoding TonB-dependent siderophore receptor — MSPRFRLSHFSLAFIAALSSPALLADTLESERGKVPVQASDLPVDGTSQALELSETRILGTAAEELKQAPGVSIITSEDIKKRPPTNDLSDIIRREPGVNLTGNSSSGSRGNNRQIDLRGMGPENTLILIDGKPSTSRNAVRYGWSGDRDTRGETNWVPAEEVERIEILRGPAAARYGSGAMGGVINIITKRPTDQLHGSLTTYVSLPEDDAEGMSKRSNFNLSGPLSDTLAFRVYGGLNKTDADDSNINQAEQATADSLVAGREGVRNKDVNGLLSWQFTPEQTLDLEASYSRQGNIFAGDTMLNGGGAFVNSLVGKETSVIQRSSFSATHRGEFDWGSSMASLSHDLTRNERLNEGLAGSGEGAPSATAGRFESRLRNTRATAEVNLPLSFGTEQVLTLGSEYLYESMNDPGSLRPQSYDPGTGGVPSIPGVSRSSTKTTASSYALFAEDNIEVGSKTIITPGLRYDNHEEYGGNWSPSLNASHQLTDELSLKGGIARAYKTPNLYQSNPNYLLYSRGNGCNAGETNSGGCYLVGNPDLKPEISVNKEIGLAFDKGTWRTSATYFRNDYKNKINASNQAAFRLDGGRRVLQWENSGAALVQGIEGNLFMTLRDDLDWNTNLTYMIDSKDKDTGEPLSIIPKYTVNTTLDWQATDKLSFQVSGTYYGKQEAPTLNSRSANNYDRTAQQDVDPYGLMGVSSGYELTKNLSVRVGIENLLDKRLYRKGNADDAGAQTYNEPGRAYFASVTASF; from the coding sequence ATGTCACCTCGATTCAGGCTCAGCCACTTCTCCCTGGCGTTTATCGCCGCCCTTTCGTCACCCGCGCTCCTGGCGGACACCTTGGAAAGTGAACGCGGCAAAGTACCGGTGCAAGCCAGCGACCTGCCAGTCGATGGCACCTCCCAAGCCTTGGAACTCAGCGAAACGCGCATCCTGGGCACCGCCGCCGAAGAGCTCAAACAAGCCCCCGGCGTATCGATCATCACCAGTGAAGACATCAAGAAACGCCCACCGACCAACGATCTGTCGGACATCATTCGCCGTGAACCCGGCGTCAACCTGACGGGTAACAGCTCCAGCGGCAGCCGTGGCAACAATCGTCAGATCGACCTGCGTGGCATGGGCCCGGAAAACACCTTGATCCTGATCGATGGCAAGCCGTCGACCTCGCGTAACGCCGTGCGTTACGGCTGGAGCGGCGACCGTGATACCCGTGGCGAAACCAACTGGGTGCCGGCCGAAGAAGTCGAACGCATCGAAATCCTGCGTGGCCCGGCTGCCGCGCGTTATGGTTCCGGCGCCATGGGCGGGGTGATCAACATCATCACCAAGCGCCCGACCGACCAGTTGCACGGCTCGCTGACCACCTATGTGTCGCTGCCGGAAGATGACGCCGAAGGCATGAGCAAACGCAGCAACTTCAACCTCAGCGGCCCGTTGAGCGATACCTTGGCGTTCCGGGTCTACGGCGGCCTGAACAAGACCGATGCCGACGACTCCAACATCAACCAGGCCGAGCAGGCCACCGCCGATTCGTTGGTAGCGGGCCGCGAAGGCGTGCGCAACAAGGACGTCAACGGCCTGCTCAGTTGGCAATTCACCCCCGAGCAAACCTTGGACCTCGAAGCCAGCTACAGCCGCCAGGGCAATATCTTCGCCGGCGACACCATGCTCAACGGCGGCGGCGCGTTCGTGAACAGCCTGGTCGGCAAGGAAACCAGCGTAATCCAGCGCAGCAGCTTCTCCGCCACCCACCGTGGCGAGTTTGACTGGGGCTCGAGCATGGCCTCGCTGAGCCACGACCTGACCCGCAACGAGCGTCTCAACGAAGGCCTGGCCGGCTCCGGCGAAGGTGCTCCTTCGGCCACCGCCGGTCGTTTCGAATCGCGGTTGCGCAACACCCGCGCCACCGCCGAAGTCAACCTGCCCCTGAGTTTCGGCACCGAGCAAGTACTGACCCTGGGCAGCGAATACCTGTATGAATCGATGAACGATCCAGGTTCGCTGCGCCCCCAAAGCTACGACCCAGGCACCGGCGGCGTTCCCAGCATTCCGGGCGTGAGCCGCAGCAGTACCAAGACCACCGCGTCGAGTTACGCGCTGTTTGCCGAGGACAACATCGAAGTCGGCAGCAAAACCATCATTACCCCCGGCCTGCGCTACGACAACCATGAAGAATACGGCGGCAACTGGAGCCCGAGCCTCAACGCCTCGCACCAGTTGACCGATGAACTGAGCCTCAAGGGTGGTATTGCCCGGGCCTACAAGACGCCCAACCTGTACCAGTCCAACCCCAACTATTTGCTGTACAGCCGGGGCAACGGCTGCAATGCCGGCGAAACCAACTCCGGTGGCTGCTACCTGGTGGGCAACCCGGACCTGAAGCCGGAAATCAGCGTCAACAAGGAAATCGGCCTGGCCTTCGACAAAGGCACCTGGCGCACCAGCGCGACCTACTTCCGTAATGACTACAAGAACAAAATCAATGCCAGCAACCAGGCCGCCTTCCGCCTGGACGGTGGCCGGCGTGTACTGCAATGGGAAAACAGCGGCGCGGCACTGGTCCAGGGCATCGAGGGCAACCTGTTCATGACCCTGCGCGACGACCTGGACTGGAACACCAACCTGACCTACATGATCGACTCCAAGGACAAAGACACCGGCGAGCCGTTGAGCATCATCCCCAAGTACACGGTCAACACCACACTGGACTGGCAGGCCACCGACAAACTGTCGTTCCAGGTCAGCGGCACCTACTACGGCAAGCAAGAGGCGCCCACCCTCAACTCCCGTAGCGCCAACAACTACGATCGCACTGCCCAGCAGGATGTCGACCCGTACGGCTTGATGGGTGTGAGCAGTGGCTATGAGTTGACCAAGAACCTGAGCGTACGTGTGGGTATCGAAAACCTGCTGGACAAGCGTTTGTATCGCAAAGGCAACGCTGACGACGCGGGGGCTCAAACCTATAACGAACCGGGCCGCGCTTATTTTGCGTCGGTCACTGCTTCGTTCTGA
- a CDS encoding IS30-like element ISShes10 family transposase, which yields MSYHELSIPERATLQLGLAQGFSQRRIARMLGRSPSTISRELRRNRAPGTRYQACAAQQQMQVRRQVCRPQCKLLPGSERFELVVHMLREGLSPEQIAGKLRSMNIPSLREAYVCRETIYNAIYALPVGGLRKELIICLRQGKTSRRPRSGGVDRRGQIPEMLSIHVRPPEVEDRLMPGHWEGDLIKGKANASAVGTLVERTSGYLMLIKMADATATSALEGFSAALNGMPLAVRKSMTYDQGREMARHAEITQRTGVAIYFCDPHSPWQRGSNENINGLIRQYLPKGTDLSVHSQEALDAIALQLNMRPRKRFDFKCPIEVMGEVMQEAVVMRHDAPASIQ from the coding sequence ATGTCCTATCACGAACTCAGTATCCCCGAACGTGCGACCCTTCAACTCGGCCTTGCCCAAGGTTTCAGCCAGCGGCGAATTGCCCGGATGCTCGGCCGCTCCCCCTCGACCATCAGCCGGGAGCTGCGCCGCAACCGGGCCCCTGGCACCCGCTACCAGGCCTGTGCTGCCCAGCAGCAGATGCAGGTCCGCCGCCAGGTCTGCAGGCCTCAGTGCAAGCTGCTGCCGGGCAGTGAGCGCTTCGAGCTGGTCGTCCATATGCTGCGTGAGGGTTTGTCTCCCGAGCAGATTGCCGGCAAGCTGCGCAGCATGAACATACCCAGCCTCAGAGAGGCCTACGTCTGCCGCGAGACGATCTATAACGCGATCTACGCCCTGCCGGTCGGTGGCCTGCGCAAGGAGCTGATCATCTGCCTGCGCCAGGGCAAGACGAGTCGCAGGCCGCGCTCTGGCGGCGTCGATCGGCGCGGCCAGATCCCTGAAATGCTCAGCATCCACGTGCGCCCGCCGGAGGTCGAAGACCGGCTGATGCCAGGCCATTGGGAGGGCGACCTGATCAAGGGCAAGGCCAATGCCTCGGCGGTGGGCACCTTGGTGGAGCGTACCAGCGGCTACCTGATGCTGATCAAGATGGCCGACGCGACGGCGACCTCGGCGCTGGAGGGCTTCAGTGCGGCGCTCAATGGCATGCCGCTGGCGGTGCGCAAGAGCATGACCTACGACCAGGGCCGGGAGATGGCGCGGCACGCCGAGATCACCCAGCGGACCGGGGTGGCGATCTACTTCTGCGACCCGCACAGCCCCTGGCAACGCGGCAGCAATGAGAACATCAATGGACTGATCCGCCAGTACCTGCCCAAGGGCACGGACTTGTCGGTGCATAGTCAGGAAGCCCTGGACGCCATCGCTTTGCAACTGAATATGCGACCGCGCAAACGCTTCGACTTCAAATGCCCGATCGAGGTGATGGGCGAAGTGATGCAAGAAGCCGTGGTGATGCGGCATGATGCTCCCGCTTCAATTCAATAA